One window from the genome of Cottoperca gobio chromosome 15, fCotGob3.1, whole genome shotgun sequence encodes:
- the vip gene encoding VIP peptides: MCKAMLQRSGPQLLFLIALCSVLYSRTLSLPYTSMRPTRHADGLFTSGYSKLLGQLSARRYLESLIGKRVSDELMEEPVKRHSDAIFTDNYSRFRKQMAVKKYLNSVLTGKRSLEDPGTSDQEESRDEPNTFQESYDDINVDHLLNNFHLPL; encoded by the exons AT GTGTAAAGCGATGTTACAACGATCCGGCCCCCAGCTGCTTTTCCTAATAGCCCTGTGCAGTGTGTTGTATTCCCGGACTCTGAGTCTGCCATACACATCCATGAG ACCGACGAGACACGCAGACGGTCTGTTCACCAGCGGATACAGCAAACTCCTCGGACAGCTATCAGCGCGGAGGTACCTGGAGTCTCTGATCGGAAAGCGGGTCAG tgACGAGCTGATGGAAGAGCCAGTGAAGCGCCACTCAGACGCCATCTTTACAGACAACTACAGCCGCTTCCGCAAGCAGATGGCCGTCAAGAAGTACCTGAACTCAGTCTTAACAGGAAAGAGAAG CCTAGAAGATCCTGGAACCAGCGACCAGGAGGAGTCCAGGGACGAACCCAACACCTTCCAGGAGAGCTACGATGACATTAATGTAGATCACCTCCTAAACAACTTTCATCTG CCCCTTTGA